In the genome of Populus trichocarpa isolate Nisqually-1 chromosome 10, P.trichocarpa_v4.1, whole genome shotgun sequence, the window GGTATGAGATTCTGGCAGAAACGTAAGATATGGTATCGAGTTGTCGATTCATGCTGTACGTCATTTTTGCCCTCAAAGATTTATCAATGCTTCACTTCTATCCTCGTAGCTTAAACTTTCCCAACAGTACCCCTATAGCTTCTAATAAGTTTCAATTTCACTCCTCAACTATTACAAAAAGCTcacttttcatgtttttcttttatttctctttttttcttttaattgtttaataacAACTTCACGTCATAACTTAGTTGGTTAAAATATATGTGTTAGTGGCTAAAGATTGCAGGCTGGATTTCCGCTgacaacaatattttctttcagaCCACATATGATACCGCGACCCTCACTCAAGGCCACATGCCGGAGTTTTGTTGTATTAGGCTATTTTGGTATTTTAGcctcttttttatctttagttctattatttaatatgctatttttattttattttatttttcactacttgggtaatgataaattgatttttatatttcttatcatataataaaataaaaaaaattaatttgatccagTTGAATTCATAACTCAGGTCGTAGATTTGACAGATTGATTAGTTTTAATCTGATccgtttatctttttttttaaacatgtttaATTAACAAGTTAACAATTcacacatgatttaatttaaaattttaagttttaaccatTATAATGAGTTTAATATTAacaccaaaaagttttttataatctagatacttttttttttaattccaaaagATTTTGATTCTAGTGCGGGGAATAAACTAATGAAATACTATATCacccaataaaatcaaaataaaattctttatttgaaaatagaATCAAAGTTGTATTCAGAGATTTTTGTGCTACGCAAGGGAATTTTTTTCCCAAGTCAAAGGCAAGATTCTCACAGATTCCAGTTTTGTACAATAAAACTTATTGCAGGAGCGTTTACCCGAATATGCGATgagctttgaaaaaaaaagaagatatctagcgttttattttttgaagggGAAATGTTTAGATTAAAGAGTCATCATTAGACCTGTTcatggttcggttcggttcagtttgaattataaaaaccaaccgaaccgagtaacttatattttttaaaattcaaacccAACCGAACCAAAttccggttcaaaccgaaccagtTCGTTCGGTTCGGTTAAATTCAGTTTTTTAGCTTAAAAACCGAGAAACCTAATCATGGATGTGGTAATGGACTAGCATGCTTTCATGAACAGAGAATCCAAGGCTTTGGAAGCTTCCCTCTCCACATGCTTCCTTTTTCCCCTTGGTTTCCCTTTCCTCTATCGTCCCTCTCGGTCTCATTAGGCTTTTCATCATCCGCCTCTCTACTCAATAATGGCTTCTATTTTTAGTGGCTCCTTTGATTTGCTTGTAGTTGACATAGTACAATCCATGTCTTGAGGATGGAAGCACTATCAAAGATGACGAGCAGTGTCAAAGATGGATAAACTTTACCTTGCCGTCTTTTCTTTAATGGAGGAACCCTCTCTTTCTGCTGCAAGTAAAGAGAGAAGCCAAGAGTTTTTGTTTGGCTGCAAGTATACTAGATGGATGCGGAGACGTGGGTTAATGACTTATTGTTTGGCTAGAGAAGACACAGATGCAGGGGGCAGAGACGCAGGGTGGATGAAAATTGAAAGGGAAAGAAGGTGATAAATCGTCTCTGGTGTGGGTGGCGGCTTTTCATGTAATGTTATCAATTAGGGTTAGGTTTACTGTATTATTTATAGGTCgtttattaactttattttatgggtgaaccggttcggttcaccAGTTTCAGTggtaaaaccgaaaccgaaccaaaccaacaagcttttatggttttaaaaatcggtttaatcggttttccaTCTCGgtttggttttctcggttaatttTCTATCAGTTTTCTCGGTTACttagtttttttgaacacccctagttATCATCATCTAGTGTTATGTCATTATAAATCataattgatcaataaatattttatggtatgaaattaattatgctaaaaagaagatattatcactCCTAAAATATCCTACTTAAGATAGgttatattattgattttgttttaaattacgAAAGGTCTATTGTAATATTTTTGACTCTAGCATTAGTTAAtgttcaactaaaaatattttcaattttgatgttGGTATGTATTATATGAAGAAAATAtctgatatttctaattttgacGCCAATAAATATTGAGTTTCAAAGTTAAttctaattataatattaatattcttaACTCTAACATTAGTAAATATTGAAAGTATTCTCAATTTTGACTTTATAGAATACAAATATTCAAGCGTTGGTgaatattaagatgatattttcaaTTCAAGAATTGGTGGATATTAATCCAAGTGGGTATTTTCAACTTTGGTGTCGTTAatacaaattgaaaagattatttggataaaaaaaatatttttgttgaaaatttaggagttgtgtttttattttcttaatattcagGGTATTGGCTCGCTATGAGTCCATTTGCCTTAAACATAAGTAACATACATTCGatggttttattattttgtaaatttgagtATGTTAGCCTAATTAATGAAACTTTTAATATAGATCAAATTCTCATGTacttaataaacttgttattaagttcaaatatgcatgcaaagtatttttgagatttttttttgtgacaatgctaaaatatgtaaaaatactattttggatttttattttaatgaagaGCAAAATAAAGGGTTTTTCAAGAATGCTACTAGtaattttttgatattcaaCTACAGATGAATATTAGATGATCCGATAGGATCATAGgaataaaaagaagcaaaatcaCTTAACTCTACTTGActagaataaatatatttactgCAAGAAGTAAAGACTAAATCCTCTATTCGAAGTCAAAATATAGGCAATTACATGCTCTGAGGCCTCATCACCCTTTAGGCTAGGCAGCAAATCATCTGACTTGACATGTAGCTAAGTACCATAGAGAtatttattcatcattttcttccaGACCATTGCTGTAGATGTAAAAGAAAGCATTCCTTGTCTTTGGAAGCCTTATATATTTCAGTCTTTTGCtctcaaatttgttttcttctttccaatACATAGTGGCTGAGCTTGAAAAGAACGAATGTTTTTGAAGAGGTTCAAATTTACCCGATGGGCTCGAGCCAagctgatatttttattaagacgGTTGATGAATAATTCCTGATAGTTGCAAAAAATCATctcttataaatttaaaaactctttgattatcatttcaaagaaaatacaatcatattttaaaaaagaattctaaaaaTACATATGCAATAAAGAGGGGAGAAAAAAACGAGTCTGCTTTTGAGATATATCTTGTCCTTTTTATAGCCTATAGGGCTTATCTCTTTCCGAAGAGAATGAGTTAAAATGTAAGTAAAATATCTCTAATTTATCAGAATAAAATATCTCAgacttatcaaaataaaatatttttaactcatATAGTTTAATCATGGAGCCTAAGATTCTTTAAAGTAAAAAAGAGCATGAACTTGAATATGATGGGTATGACAGCTTGTCAAACTTATATGTGTCTAGGCTCAGTGCTCAGCTGAGCTCGGACATTGTGGGTCTGGTAGCTCATCGAATCTTATATGTTTAGACTCGACATTTAACTGGATTTAAAGATAATGAGTTTGATAACTCGTCAAACTCATATATATTTAGGCTAGTGCTTGACCCAACTCAAATATACAGGATATTAGCCTATCTTTAGTTACTCTTTTATAAGAGAGGATTAGGTAAGAACATAAAAtgttgatccttatttttttattcttgctgCAACACACAGCAAACACGATTAACAACGGAAAGGCGGCTTGGATGACAGTAATTAGAAGCTGAAAAAATCCCTGATACTACGCAAACTGCTATTGtgagaaaaccaaaaaatcctGCAGCCAAAATCAAAAAACTTCACAATCAGGCTGTCATTGATGGAGGACGCTCTCTAGCTTGTCTCTCAATTGTACTTTCTAAAAGAACTATTATAGCCTCATCCCCATCACTGGGGCCAATACCTGGACCTAAACCTTAAAGCTCGTCTAATCTTCCAATTGATGTGTTCAGCTTCAGTTCCATTTCcttaatttttgtataaaatatttataaaaaaattgtaaataaaaaagttacaaaaaaaacaaaaacaaaaacaaaaacaaaaataacagtaTAAATAGGTAACgtgtagaaaaataaatattaaaaatataaagaataaaacataatatttttttctaaaaaaaatgtaaaataagaaaaaactaaaaaagatattgcaaaaaataagtaataaattaataagccaaatgtaaaatgataaaaacataaagtatttaaaaagagacaaaattttttttaaaaaaactttaaatttgtaATCCCAATTGTCACCTATTCCTTTTAGAATCCGAATTGTCAGGGCCTTAAATTTGGAACTAAACATCTCTTGATTGTCTTCAAGTCCcctgttgatattaaaaatgacgAACCACTGCTCTAAAATTTTAGTTGTGGTagaatatatcattaattagcCTGCTAAATAACATGGCAAATCTTTCTAATCCCACCATCCTTAATTAGTTACTTGTCCTACGAAACAATCCATTAGGATGATTGTTATATCTAGAACAAGATATGTTTACTACAAAGCGAAAGATACAATCAAAGTCAAAATACATGCTCTGAGGCCTCACCACCATTAACACCTCGCAGCAAATCATCTGACTTGACATGTTGCTAAGCATCATAGAGATACTTGTTCATCGTTTTCTCCAGATCATTGTCTTTGGAGGCCTTGTATTTTGAAGGCTTTTGCCCGCAATTCTGTTCTCTTCTTGCCAATACATAGTGGCTGAGCTTGAAAAGAATTGAaggttttattctttttaaaaaattgctttaaaaaatttatagatgATTGTCCCGATACAATTTGAGGTGGTTTATATCAGAGAAGGTGTCGATATGCCGATGGAAAACCTTTGTATGGATTACCTAATACTCCGACATTGCCAGGACGTGAAAATACAATCTGCATTATCATATAAGCTCGAATATTAACATGGGAGTAGAGCATCTCTAaattccatatatatttttttattgattctacTGTTGTATTCAAAGGAAAGGAATAAATGCAAACCTGCAATTACCTGATAATTCCCAAGGGCATACGACTTGAAACCTGCAGCGCTGTAGTCAAAATAATACTCCCATGTCCTGATGAACTTTTCATCGAATCCCATGGCAAGAATTTtgctaagaaaaataatgagaaaagtTAGAAATGTTTTCCTTTGTGGGGTGATAGATGATGATCTGcaaagaagataaaaatcaaatgattatatCTACCTCTTGTTttccaagaaatattttttccagCATCTTAACGTAAGATAGTAATGACTTCCTATATTTTCCACATGCTCCACACTGCACAAACAAAACTTACATTAGGATTACAGAATAGTCAAgacaaactaaaaattaattagaagaaaGCTTCAAAGTACTGCGTAACAAACCAACTCATACCAGAGTCTTGATGCTACACCCATGGCTGATGTTATCCTACTCAATGAGGGCACACATGCACCGGGAAAAATATATTCCTTGATAAAATCAGAACTTCGCCTGTACTCATCATAACGCTCATCTGCTATAGATGTAGactgaggaaaaaaaacaaccatttttACTATTTTGCAATTAGTAGAAAGGTAAAAGAGTTATCTAGGCTAAATGTTGAAAATGTGGTAATGAAGCACAATATGCTATCAGACAATGACAGGTCCCTTCCCTTATTTGTCATACCTGTAGAACAAGAAGCCCATCTTCTGCCAATGCTGATTCGCAGCTACTAAAAAAATCCTCCATGTATTCATGACCCACATGCTCTATCATTTCACTAGGAAAAGAGATCAAAATTTATGACATCAGTAGTCTGGACGGGATATGGTAGGTATATATCTAGTAAAAATGCATCTTACCAAGATACGATTCTATCGTATTTATAGCCTTGAGGCAATTCACGATAATCACAGAGGAGAAGTCTGATATTATCCTGGTAAAAGAATAGGTTATAAGCTTCAAAATGAAGATATTTGTCTTAAGAAAATCAGTCTGAACAACAATTCAGACACAAGTAGATGCTATATGTATCAATTATCATCCCATAGATACCTGCAGACCAGCTTCCTTGACTTTCATTTCTGCATATTTCAGTTGCTCCACAGATAGAGTGAGACCCGTGTATTTGCATCCTGTTTGTTTGACAACTTCAATAGCAAAAGTTCCCCAGCCACAACCAATGTCAAGAATTTCATGCTTCTTATCGATTCTTGCCTATGtcggttaaaaataaatacatgataGTGTAtgtatatcaattaaaatttgttaaaaatctGGTGAAACAGTTAAGAGATTGTATATCACACTCACTTTTTCAATCAGAACAGAGATTTTCCTCAACTGAGCTGTATTCAAGTCTTCATCTTCAGTCTATAATGTAACATcgcatgcaaataaaataatcaaaagctaAGCCATGGCACATAGTGGATGAGATTCCTGCTttgcatcaaataaaataaaataaaagcattgGAAAGTTGGGTTTCTGACCTTAAATATTGCACACGAGTACGCCATTGTTTCTCCCAGGAATAGAGAAAAAACCTCGTTACTCTAGAAGAGcgaaatgaaaaggaagatgTAAGCCTCACTGAAAGATCCTTCACTAACATCAGAATTCTGAACATGGCACTAGTACATGCTAATATATTGCTACAATTTCCACACAATCTATTTTCCCTACAGCGTGGACGTtattaaacaaaagaattaacaaGCTATGATCCCATACCAGGTCATAATGACGAGAGATGTTCCTGCGAGCTTGAGTAAGAGTATTTTGCCTCAGAACATGCTGAAGGAAAAACTTTGCGGAAGCAATACCTGCTGTAAATAACGATGGTGTCCACCAACCCCTATACTCAACCACAGATGAATGTTAGATGATCCGAGAGGATCGAAGgaataaaaagaagcaaaatcaCATACCTTTTCTTATTCGCCTTGGAGATAGATTTGTTTGCATCTCTGTTCGCAATCAGaacctaaaatttaatttttttaaagaaaattattgatattaaaatcgAAATGAAAAGCACTATATATTACAACAACATTATATATCTCACCATGATAAGATGTAGAAGACCTTGGTCTTTGTcagcaaaagaaaaatctctATCAATATAAGCATCTGCAAGGCCTATGTCAGCCCGCGTCGTTACCTGACAACGTTTTCTAATCATTGTAATGAAATGTTGAGAATTTCGTGCATTGCAACAATATTGTTGCTTATAATCTTAGCTGAGAGAAAAGGAGACCCACAAGCAGAACGTACCTTCCAGTAAAACCGAGGATTGTGAACTTTGAGAACAACTTCTAGAGAAAATCTTTTACTAGTTCCCTCGAAGGTGAAAGTTGCACCCCTGTCCTCCTCTAAGCTGTGACAGCACAGTCCAAATCAAATGACATTAAATTCGAGTTAGTTCCCTCGAAGGTAAAAGTATCcttaaaatagacaaaaaaaaccccCTTAGTTTAATTGGTATCGTCGTATTTCTAATTTCTTGCcaattatatttattcattttcgAAACACttgtaaacgaaaaaaaaaaaacaaaaagtgatCATTTTCGCTAGTGAACTTACATTAAACGGTCAGTGGAGATATGACGTCCAAGAAATTTAGTAACAAAAAGACGAGCCCAAGCTTGTAACCGAGAAGGTGCCATTTGTTTTCCATGGATCAGAGCAGCACAAGTCTCTCCAGAGGAACAATTTGCAGCGGCCATTGATGCTACAAGACTGCAAGAGAATTAAACCTCGAGCTTTATATGATCTACAAATTAACTTGTTGAGTCGCAGCAAGAAAACAGGCAGCAAACTAAAGAGAAACAGATTAGATAACGAAGAGGAAAGAAACATGCACAAAGAATAATATAAGGATTTACATGGTTCTGACTTGGTCTACGTCCACAAACAAGATGGCAATGATATATTACTATGAAGgagtataaattataaatgactCAATCTCTCTACTTGGGATATCCCAGGAGAACATCCAAAAATATACTCTAACTCTTGTATACTAAGAATCTATAAAAGAGCTTGTTCTATACTTCTCActagtgtttctctctctaacttCTCTCTAAAACTTGATGATTAAAACAAGCAAATGAATGCCTATCTATAGTGAAGCTTTAGGGACTTAAGTTTGCAATTAAGCAATCTTCAAaggatgcaaaaataaatatccaattaacacaaaaaagtCAGCCGAATTATGCCACCATCCAACAACTATCATTGTAAGCCTAGTTGTGCCATTGCATGCTTACCTGCTAACTGAGTGTATTCATATATTTTGGTCTTGGAATTTTTTCATGAAGAAAAGATTGTATTATtggtgaaaaaaaatagtatggCTCTTAATCAATATATCgtgtcatgtcatgtcatgATTGTGGTGTCATATTtgctatttataaaaaaacgtCCGTGATGATAATATTCCATTGGCAAAGAGAAGGGCACCTGTTCTTgcatagaaaaaactaaaaaaaagtcaGTGATGATATTCATAGAGAAGAGCACCTCTATGAGCACCTGTTCTTgcatagaaaaaactaaaaaaaagtccGAGATGATATTCCATTGGCATAGAGAAGAGCACCTGTTCTTGCATAGAAAAAACTGTGTATCCATGTAAAAATTGTGTGTATAAAAAATCTGTGCTGG includes:
- the LOC7475412 gene encoding uncharacterized protein LOC7475412 — its product is MAAANCSSGETCAALIHGKQMAPSRLQAWARLFVTKFLGRHISTDRLILEEDRGATFTFEGTSKRFSLEVVLKVHNPRFYWKVTTRADIGLADAYIDRDFSFADKDQGLLHLIMVLIANRDANKSISKANKKRGWWTPSLFTAGIASAKFFLQHVLRQNTLTQARRNISRHYDLSNEVFSLFLGETMAYSCAIFKTEDEDLNTAQLRKISVLIEKARIDKKHEILDIGCGWGTFAIEVVKQTGCKYTGLTLSVEQLKYAEMKVKEAGLQDNIRLLLCDYRELPQGYKYDRIVSCEMIEHVGHEYMEDFFSSCESALAEDGLLVLQSTSIADERYDEYRRSSDFIKEYIFPGACVPSLSRITSAMGVASRLCVEHVENIGSHYYLTLRCWKKYFLENKSKILAMGFDEKFIRTWEYYFDYSAAGFKSYALGNYQIVFSRPGNVGVLGNPYKGFPSAYRHLL